The following proteins are co-located in the Corynebacterium aquilae DSM 44791 genome:
- a CDS encoding aminotransferase class V-fold PLP-dependent enzyme has translation MGYDVYRVRGLYASLADGWTYLNGHELAQIPEKVSSGVATAFRTSPLVAAVEPTHGNHSRAQAAGLPAGIAHDQAARRAIADLVGADADRVVLGPNKEVLLRQLATALTPRLRRGSAVVLARSLARGVADIFATQASTVRYAEPDLGTGELPTWQFHDIVTGSTRLVVVPAAHGYIGTHTDVAAIADITRQHSRAWLVVDATDLAPYQSIDIDAWGADIVLLDCATLGGPQISAMIMRDTSMFPRLKPLSDGEGAASLEVGKLSMGLLGGVAPTIDHLADLDDTARGTRRNRLKTSMKSLNTYLAKLSEHLVDSLSVLDQVHLVGITGEAAAHSAAHRTPRVTFIVDGVDASTVHARLLANGIVTEQSPPDPLLAEMGALDAGGAITVSLSPFNTTGDIDQLLRAVASLA, from the coding sequence ATGGGCTATGACGTGTACCGCGTCCGCGGACTCTACGCCTCCCTCGCCGACGGCTGGACCTACCTCAACGGGCACGAACTCGCCCAAATTCCCGAAAAAGTCTCCTCCGGTGTCGCCACCGCCTTCCGCACCAGCCCACTGGTCGCCGCAGTCGAACCCACCCACGGCAACCACTCCCGCGCCCAAGCCGCAGGACTACCCGCCGGCATCGCCCACGACCAAGCCGCCCGCCGGGCCATTGCCGACCTCGTCGGCGCCGACGCCGACCGCGTCGTCCTAGGCCCCAACAAAGAAGTACTGCTGCGACAACTGGCCACCGCACTCACCCCCCGCCTGCGACGCGGAAGCGCAGTCGTCCTCGCCCGCAGCCTCGCCCGCGGCGTCGCCGACATCTTCGCCACCCAAGCCTCCACCGTCCGCTACGCCGAACCCGACCTCGGCACCGGAGAACTGCCCACCTGGCAATTCCACGATATCGTCACCGGCAGCACCCGACTCGTCGTCGTCCCCGCCGCCCACGGCTACATCGGCACCCACACCGACGTCGCCGCCATCGCCGACATCACCCGCCAACACTCCCGCGCCTGGCTCGTTGTCGACGCCACCGACCTCGCGCCCTACCAAAGCATCGACATCGACGCCTGGGGCGCCGACATCGTGCTACTGGACTGCGCCACCCTCGGCGGCCCCCAAATCAGCGCCATGATCATGCGCGACACCTCCATGTTCCCCCGCCTCAAACCACTCAGCGACGGCGAAGGCGCAGCCAGCCTCGAAGTCGGCAAACTATCCATGGGACTACTCGGCGGCGTCGCCCCCACCATCGACCACCTCGCCGACCTCGACGACACCGCCCGTGGCACCCGCCGCAACCGGCTGAAAACCTCCATGAAATCGCTGAACACCTACCTCGCGAAACTCAGCGAACACCTCGTCGACAGCCTCAGCGTCCTCGACCAAGTCCACCTCGTCGGCATCACCGGTGAAGCAGCCGCCCACTCCGCCGCCCACCGCACCCCCCGCGTCACCTTCATCGTCGACGGAGTCGACGCCAGCACCGTGCACGCCCGCCTCCTCGCCAACGGCATCGTCACCGAACAAAGCCCCCCAGACCCACTCCTGGCCGAAATGGGCGCCCTCGACGCCGGCGGCGCAATCACCGTCTCCCTCTCCCCGTTCAACACCACCGGCGACATCGACCAACTCCTCCGCGCCGTCGCCTCCCTGGCCTAA
- a CDS encoding glycosyltransferase 87 family protein has product MTWKSVAWMVFVLLLVRQEPVIWRQKDFFESLDYYALTPLTEYPTVATWPLKLFGDHVQVGFVVLLVVVQAAILWACVFFERREAAALWLALIAAMGPLMLSRMDLLPAAAVALCAVLLVSFPATAAVVLAVATAMKLWPGLVAACLLGSWRRVGGFVLGFAALVGASVAIHGVERTVSPVLYQQDRGLQIESVFGAPLLLRADTHVDFAPSMSYEVFGGGVGAMLVVATAAQVAVVLLAAGLGLLTAMRWSHETALACAMSIVWLVIVTNKVFSPQYVIWVLPLAVVVAAVSVCRVAHVVAWLCVPLVVLTGLVYPLMYDEILLQQPAAVWVLNARNIAVVVLAGLSLWWWVLAWRAAQPTGGWASWRAR; this is encoded by the coding sequence GTGACGTGGAAGTCTGTTGCCTGGATGGTGTTTGTGCTGCTGCTGGTGCGGCAGGAGCCGGTGATTTGGCGGCAGAAGGACTTTTTTGAGTCTTTGGATTACTACGCGTTGACGCCGTTGACGGAGTATCCCACTGTGGCGACGTGGCCGCTGAAGTTGTTTGGCGACCACGTGCAGGTGGGGTTTGTGGTGTTGCTGGTGGTGGTGCAGGCGGCAATTTTGTGGGCGTGTGTGTTTTTTGAGCGCCGTGAGGCTGCTGCTTTGTGGCTGGCGTTGATTGCGGCGATGGGCCCGTTGATGTTGTCGCGGATGGATTTGTTGCCGGCGGCTGCGGTGGCGTTGTGTGCCGTGTTGTTGGTGAGTTTTCCCGCTACTGCCGCGGTGGTGTTGGCGGTGGCGACTGCGATGAAGTTGTGGCCGGGGCTGGTGGCTGCGTGCCTGTTGGGTTCGTGGCGGCGTGTGGGTGGTTTTGTGCTTGGTTTTGCGGCTTTGGTGGGGGCGAGTGTCGCGATCCATGGGGTGGAGCGGACTGTTTCGCCGGTGTTGTATCAGCAGGATCGGGGTTTGCAGATCGAGTCGGTTTTTGGTGCGCCGTTGCTGTTGCGGGCTGATACGCACGTGGATTTTGCGCCGTCGATGTCCTATGAGGTGTTTGGTGGCGGGGTGGGTGCGATGTTGGTGGTGGCTACTGCGGCGCAGGTGGCGGTGGTGTTGCTTGCTGCGGGGTTGGGGTTGTTGACGGCGATGCGGTGGTCTCATGAGACGGCGTTGGCGTGTGCGATGAGCATCGTGTGGCTGGTGATTGTGACGAATAAGGTCTTTTCGCCGCAGTATGTGATTTGGGTGTTGCCGTTGGCGGTGGTGGTGGCTGCGGTGAGTGTGTGCCGGGTGGCTCATGTGGTGGCGTGGTTGTGTGTGCCTCTGGTGGTGTTGACCGGTTTGGTGTATCCGCTGATGTATGACGAGATTTTGCTGCAGCAGCCGGCGGCTGTTTGGGTGTTGAATGCCCGTAATATTGCTGTGGTGGTGTTGGCGGGGTTGTCGTTGTGGTGGTGGGTGCTGGCTTGGCGGGCAGCGCAGCCGACTGGTGGGTGGGCTTCTTGGCGGGCCCGCTAG
- a CDS encoding NAD(P)H-quinone oxidoreductase — MKAITLSDPSDKTSLALTEVETPTPAAGEVLVKVQAAGINRGDLLQAAGHYPPPPGASDIMGLECAGVIEDPNGHDFAQGDPVACLLAGGGYAEYVAVPVGQVMPLPKGYSPEEAASIVEVACTVYSNLVMLAGMRAGQKVLIHGGAGGIGTFAIQMAKAMGCEVMVTAGSEDKLQVCRRLGADVLINYREEDFAEVVKNQADVILDIMGAKYLDRNITAMAPDGHMVIIGMQGGVKGELNIGKLLSKRGTISATALRARDLEDKARICAAVVENVWPMLERGEISHQIHEVLPIADAARAHQMLADGLVTGTLVLRVDA; from the coding sequence ATGAAAGCAATTACTCTGTCTGATCCTTCCGATAAAACATCGCTCGCCTTGACCGAGGTCGAAACCCCCACTCCCGCTGCTGGAGAGGTTTTGGTCAAGGTGCAGGCCGCCGGCATTAACCGTGGCGATCTGCTGCAGGCTGCCGGCCACTACCCGCCGCCGCCTGGCGCTAGCGACATCATGGGCCTGGAGTGCGCGGGGGTGATTGAGGATCCCAACGGCCACGACTTCGCACAGGGCGATCCGGTGGCGTGTTTGTTGGCCGGCGGTGGCTACGCGGAGTACGTGGCGGTGCCGGTAGGCCAGGTGATGCCTTTGCCGAAGGGCTATTCCCCGGAGGAGGCCGCGTCCATCGTTGAGGTGGCGTGCACGGTGTACTCCAATTTGGTGATGCTCGCCGGGATGCGTGCAGGCCAGAAGGTGCTGATTCACGGTGGTGCGGGCGGCATTGGCACGTTCGCCATCCAGATGGCTAAGGCCATGGGCTGTGAGGTCATGGTGACTGCTGGTTCTGAAGATAAGCTGCAGGTGTGTCGCCGCTTGGGCGCTGATGTGCTGATTAATTACCGCGAGGAAGACTTTGCGGAGGTGGTGAAGAATCAGGCGGATGTCATTTTGGACATCATGGGGGCGAAGTATTTGGATCGCAACATCACTGCAATGGCGCCGGATGGGCACATGGTGATCATTGGTATGCAGGGTGGTGTGAAGGGTGAGCTGAATATCGGCAAGTTGTTGTCGAAGCGGGGCACTATTTCCGCTACTGCGCTGCGCGCACGGGATCTGGAGGATAAGGCTCGGATTTGTGCGGCGGTGGTGGAGAATGTGTGGCCGATGCTGGAGCGTGGGGAGATTTCCCACCAGATTCATGAGGTGTTGCCGATTGCTGATGCGGCGCGCGCTCACCAGATGTTGGCTGATGGCCTGGTGACTGGCACTTTGGTTCTGCGGGTTGATGCGTAG
- a CDS encoding YbjN domain-containing protein, whose amino-acid sequence MDNDTAVSPMIHQRLAALKGCADEGDYVAFTVEGQEMYARFDDQADTVTVWGFWDRPLTPADMPLAKAMANRINTGELAPRVSLYTSKAGVKHLLCDMAVSTAVGITDDQLDVFLHNIGSATAAAVAFFDETYRTEMGGTTVTATEQESE is encoded by the coding sequence ATGGATAACGACACTGCCGTTTCCCCCATGATTCATCAGCGCTTGGCTGCGCTGAAGGGTTGCGCTGACGAGGGCGATTATGTGGCCTTCACTGTTGAGGGGCAGGAAATGTACGCCCGCTTTGATGACCAGGCCGACACTGTCACGGTGTGGGGTTTCTGGGATCGCCCCTTGACTCCGGCCGATATGCCTTTGGCTAAAGCGATGGCGAACCGGATCAACACCGGCGAGCTGGCCCCGCGCGTGAGCTTGTACACCTCCAAGGCGGGAGTGAAGCACTTGCTGTGTGACATGGCGGTTTCTACTGCTGTGGGCATCACTGATGATCAGTTGGATGTGTTCCTCCACAACATTGGTAGTGCAACCGCTGCGGCTGTTGCTTTCTTTGACGAGACCTACCGCACCGAAATGGGTGGCACTACCGTCACCGCAACCGAGCAGGAGTCTGAGTAA
- a CDS encoding DHA2 family efflux MFS transporter permease subunit, producing MTSTSRKTPPVSSDADQVTDELAAKYPNRWKALWVLACGLALIVIDGTIVGVALPDIISKLNLDLTNAQWVNSLYSVVFAALLLSTGRLADRIGRRKVFFVGIVVFASGSVVAALSHGVAQLIWARVIQGVGGAMILPSTLSTVNAIFRGKQRAAAFGVWGAVMSGAAALGPLLGGWLTSSFSWEWIFWVNVPIAVAVFIAGVLFVPETRGDSSRRGVDVDGLLLSAIGFGFLVFGIIEGPKLGWWKMIGDFHIGSWKWSAALSPVPFALAIGVVGLVLFVLWERHRAGNGRDAILALGLFKLPTFTWGNVAAFAVAVGEFGIVFVLPLYLVNARGLSVMDAGWILSAMALGAFGSGAAARHLAAAVGATNTVIIGLALEVIGVVTVAMAIEKSPLLVCALLVIYGLGLGLASAQLTSTVLKDVPQAESGQGSATQSTVRQVGAAVGAAVAGAVLSGALAQTLPKAVEDAGLHAPQQLVDAVRMSAGGALHGLDGQPLGEALAHGFATAVGCSLYAAAVFLLLGFFAAFMVRASDKKHQQTVGADAEVAAKN from the coding sequence ATGACATCTACTTCGCGTAAAACTCCACCTGTTTCATCGGATGCTGATCAGGTCACTGATGAGCTAGCCGCTAAGTATCCCAATCGCTGGAAAGCGTTGTGGGTTCTGGCGTGTGGTCTGGCGTTGATCGTTATCGACGGCACCATTGTTGGTGTCGCGTTGCCGGACATTATTTCCAAGCTGAATTTGGACCTGACTAACGCCCAGTGGGTCAATTCTTTGTATTCGGTCGTGTTTGCCGCGTTGCTGCTGTCCACGGGCCGTTTGGCTGACCGTATTGGTCGCCGCAAGGTGTTTTTCGTGGGCATTGTTGTGTTTGCGTCTGGCTCTGTGGTGGCGGCGTTGTCGCATGGGGTGGCGCAACTGATTTGGGCTCGTGTGATTCAGGGCGTGGGTGGCGCGATGATTCTGCCGAGTACGTTGTCGACGGTGAATGCGATTTTCCGCGGCAAGCAGCGTGCGGCTGCCTTTGGTGTGTGGGGCGCGGTCATGTCGGGTGCTGCCGCCTTGGGCCCGCTGTTGGGTGGCTGGTTGACCAGTTCGTTTAGCTGGGAGTGGATCTTCTGGGTGAATGTGCCGATCGCCGTTGCGGTGTTTATTGCCGGGGTGCTGTTCGTTCCGGAGACCCGTGGTGATAGTTCTCGTCGCGGTGTTGACGTGGATGGTTTGCTGCTGTCGGCTATTGGTTTTGGTTTCTTGGTGTTCGGCATCATCGAGGGCCCGAAGTTGGGCTGGTGGAAGATGATCGGCGATTTCCACATTGGTTCGTGGAAGTGGTCTGCTGCGCTGTCGCCGGTGCCGTTTGCTTTGGCGATCGGTGTGGTGGGCTTGGTGCTGTTCGTGCTGTGGGAGCGTCACCGCGCGGGCAATGGCCGCGATGCGATTTTGGCGTTGGGCCTATTCAAGCTCCCCACGTTCACGTGGGGTAACGTGGCCGCGTTTGCGGTTGCTGTGGGCGAGTTCGGCATCGTGTTCGTGTTGCCGTTGTACTTGGTGAACGCGCGCGGTTTGTCGGTGATGGATGCCGGCTGGATTTTGTCGGCCATGGCTTTGGGTGCTTTTGGTTCTGGTGCTGCTGCCCGCCACTTGGCTGCGGCGGTGGGTGCCACGAATACGGTCATCATTGGTCTCGCACTGGAGGTCATTGGTGTGGTGACGGTGGCGATGGCGATTGAGAAGTCGCCGCTGCTGGTGTGCGCCCTGCTGGTTATTTATGGCTTGGGCTTGGGTCTGGCGTCTGCCCAGCTGACCTCGACTGTGTTGAAGGATGTTCCGCAGGCGGAGTCTGGTCAGGGTTCTGCCACGCAGTCCACGGTGCGTCAGGTGGGTGCTGCTGTGGGCGCTGCGGTTGCTGGCGCGGTGTTGTCGGGCGCGTTGGCGCAGACCTTGCCGAAGGCTGTGGAGGATGCTGGTTTGCATGCCCCGCAGCAACTGGTGGATGCGGTGCGGATGTCTGCCGGTGGCGCCTTGCACGGCTTGGATGGCCAGCCGTTGGGCGAGGCCCTCGCGCATGGTTTCGCGACGGCTGTGGGCTGTTCCTTGTATGCGGCGGCAGTGTTTTTGCTGTTGGGCTTTTTCGCGGCGTTTATGGTTCGTGCCAGCGATAAGAAGCATCAGCAGACCGTCGGCGCTGACGCCGAAGTCGCTGCAAAAAACTAA
- the hisC gene encoding histidinol-phosphate transaminase: protein MLRKDLNLLPAYVPGVRAEGALKLSSNEVTQAPLPDVAAAMAEATAHANRYPDMFSIELRQALAENAGLSIDNVAIGIGSSALCQQLVQISCTPGDKCVFPWRSFEGYPIFAAVVGATAVPVPLDAEHRNDLDALAAAAQDARIVFVCNPNNPTGTTHSHAAIADFLTKVPDDCIVALDEAYIEYVRDADAVNALELLKQHKNLVILRTFSKAYGLAGARVGYAYGDATIIEAVNKVQIPFGINVAAQAGALKALELRDTILARTDEVVEQRQRVAEAIGAVPSQANFVWVPDLADARATAEALAAENVLVRVFPEGMRITITTAEEADQLLTAWNTVNPARV from the coding sequence ATGTTGCGCAAAGATCTCAACCTGCTTCCCGCCTATGTTCCCGGCGTCCGCGCCGAGGGCGCCCTCAAGTTGTCCTCCAATGAGGTCACCCAGGCGCCCCTGCCGGATGTCGCGGCCGCCATGGCCGAGGCCACCGCCCACGCCAACCGCTACCCGGACATGTTCTCTATCGAACTGCGCCAGGCTCTTGCCGAAAACGCCGGCTTGAGCATCGACAACGTCGCCATCGGCATCGGGTCTTCCGCCCTGTGCCAGCAGCTGGTCCAGATCTCCTGCACCCCCGGCGACAAGTGCGTCTTCCCTTGGCGCTCTTTTGAGGGCTACCCCATCTTCGCCGCTGTGGTGGGCGCGACCGCAGTCCCGGTTCCCCTCGACGCTGAGCACCGCAATGATCTCGATGCCCTGGCCGCGGCCGCCCAGGACGCCCGCATCGTGTTCGTGTGCAACCCCAACAACCCCACCGGCACCACCCACAGCCACGCCGCCATCGCCGACTTCCTGACCAAGGTGCCCGACGACTGCATCGTCGCCCTCGACGAGGCCTACATCGAATACGTCCGCGACGCCGACGCCGTCAACGCGCTAGAACTGCTCAAGCAGCACAAAAACCTCGTCATCCTGCGCACCTTCTCCAAGGCCTATGGCCTGGCCGGCGCCCGCGTCGGATACGCCTACGGTGACGCCACCATCATCGAGGCCGTCAACAAGGTCCAAATCCCCTTCGGCATCAACGTGGCAGCCCAAGCCGGCGCACTGAAAGCACTGGAGTTGCGCGACACCATCCTCGCCCGCACCGACGAGGTCGTCGAGCAACGCCAACGCGTCGCCGAAGCCATCGGCGCGGTGCCCTCCCAAGCCAACTTCGTGTGGGTCCCCGATCTAGCTGACGCACGAGCCACCGCCGAAGCACTCGCCGCCGAAAACGTCCTCGTGCGCGTCTTCCCCGAAGGCATGCGCATCACCATCACCACCGCGGAAGAAGCCGACCAGTTGCTCACAGCATGGAACACCGTCAACCCCGCCCGCGTCTAA
- a CDS encoding methylated-DNA--[protein]-cysteine S-methyltransferase, whose amino-acid sequence MSARRPPQQYPFAIAHAETDLGHFGVCALGGLITQIVLPGDNEPTSTGQPTASDRELAGHGAAALTQFIHGNHHIDWPPYNPRVLVTAPFYRKVLAQLSFVGPGETVTYGELARRAGNPRAVRAAAGACAANPLPIIIGCHRVLPATGGTVGGYRGGQELKRALLAREGYQEG is encoded by the coding sequence ATGAGCGCTCGCCGCCCACCCCAGCAGTACCCTTTTGCCATCGCCCACGCAGAAACCGACCTTGGACATTTCGGAGTGTGCGCCCTGGGGGGATTGATCACCCAAATCGTGCTGCCCGGCGACAACGAGCCCACCAGCACCGGGCAGCCGACCGCTAGTGATCGGGAACTCGCCGGCCACGGCGCAGCGGCGCTGACCCAGTTCATCCACGGCAACCACCACATCGACTGGCCCCCATATAACCCCCGGGTACTGGTCACCGCCCCCTTTTATCGCAAGGTGCTCGCACAGCTGAGCTTCGTGGGGCCGGGGGAGACCGTCACCTATGGCGAGCTGGCGCGCCGGGCGGGAAATCCGCGTGCGGTGCGCGCTGCTGCCGGGGCGTGCGCGGCTAATCCTTTGCCGATCATTATTGGCTGTCACCGGGTGCTGCCGGCCACGGGCGGCACGGTTGGTGGTTATCGGGGCGGGCAGGAGCTGAAAAGGGCGCTATTGGCGCGTGAGGGCTACCAGGAGGGCTAG
- a CDS encoding TSUP family transporter has translation MGGVSLGGLALAALCAGWVDAVIGGGGLILVPVLLAFVPGIAPVGALATNKAVGVTGTLSAAVRLLAHTRPKGKLLPILVVVAGLAAAGGALVAGLFPAHLMRPIVIVLLLSAGIVVVMRPRFGQSACVKTPTVLALLGLGAVVMALGFYDGIFGPGTGMFLIMALTAVLGGDLVRSAAMTKAINAATNLGALAVFIAGGHVVWKLALVLMVANIVGAQLGARTVIAGGARLVRVALLIFVVVMASYLGWMQWGSGVMG, from the coding sequence ATGGGTGGGGTGAGCTTGGGTGGCCTGGCCCTGGCGGCGTTGTGCGCCGGGTGGGTGGATGCTGTCATTGGTGGCGGTGGGCTGATTCTGGTGCCGGTGCTGCTGGCTTTTGTGCCTGGGATAGCGCCGGTGGGGGCGCTGGCCACCAATAAGGCGGTGGGGGTGACCGGAACGTTGTCGGCGGCGGTGCGTTTGCTGGCGCATACCAGGCCGAAGGGGAAACTCCTTCCGATCCTCGTGGTGGTGGCGGGGCTTGCTGCGGCAGGTGGGGCACTAGTGGCGGGCCTTTTCCCCGCACACCTGATGCGTCCCATCGTGATTGTTTTGCTGCTGTCGGCGGGAATCGTGGTGGTCATGCGCCCACGTTTTGGGCAATCAGCCTGCGTGAAAACACCGACCGTTCTTGCGTTGCTGGGTTTGGGTGCTGTGGTGATGGCGCTGGGTTTTTATGACGGTATTTTCGGCCCCGGCACCGGCATGTTTCTCATCATGGCGCTCACTGCCGTTTTGGGTGGGGACCTGGTGCGCAGCGCGGCCATGACCAAAGCAATTAATGCCGCCACCAACCTGGGCGCGCTGGCCGTGTTTATTGCTGGTGGGCATGTGGTGTGGAAGCTGGCGTTGGTGCTGATGGTCGCCAATATTGTTGGGGCGCAGTTGGGGGCGCGCACGGTGATTGCCGGTGGGGCGAGGTTGGTTCGGGTGGCGTTGCTGATTTTTGTGGTGGTGATGGCTAGCTATTTGGGGTGGATGCAGTGGGGCAGTGGGGTGATGGGCTGA
- a CDS encoding IS1249 family transposase, which translates to MPTSPTCPICQSPTKKNGSTSKNRQRWRCKHCGHSFTQTNTAHTQLVRFTLFLSWVQSTQSLADFARHHQLSRRTLQRWFEPFWLIPIPTPTGDNNYDEQVFIDATYFNKQQCLLIASTTNKVLTWHWSHSENTRAYQHLLHRIQRPRLITTDGCNAALSAINDVFPNDPATPQAHTHIQRCLIHIKRNVQRYVTTRPQSNCGKALRALSLKLLKVTNNQQAAQWVTLFHQVSNQYRDWLDEKTYIDSCPKVLIPNNKRKNKHYWYTHDRARSAHRILMEQTRRNHLFAFIEQSIAVIGTDTDSPDTIYEAIYQSSTNSLEGGINSPLKALLHAHRGLPAERQRKLCEWWLLSRTKKPGDLIEIARQHDFGTHELAKVKTVTEALTDSNPTGAPAEYDTGIDTG; encoded by the coding sequence ATGCCAACATCACCTACTTGCCCCATCTGCCAATCACCCACAAAGAAAAACGGCTCAACCAGCAAAAACCGCCAACGATGGCGCTGCAAACACTGCGGACACTCCTTCACACAAACAAATACAGCCCACACACAACTCGTTCGCTTCACACTGTTTTTGTCCTGGGTCCAATCCACCCAATCACTGGCAGACTTCGCCCGCCACCACCAACTCAGCCGACGCACACTACAACGCTGGTTCGAACCTTTCTGGCTCATCCCCATCCCCACCCCCACAGGCGACAACAACTACGACGAACAAGTCTTTATCGACGCCACCTACTTCAACAAACAGCAATGCCTGCTCATCGCATCAACCACCAACAAAGTACTGACCTGGCACTGGTCGCACAGCGAAAACACCCGGGCATACCAACACCTCCTCCACCGAATCCAACGCCCCCGACTGATCACCACAGATGGGTGCAATGCCGCACTATCAGCAATCAACGACGTCTTCCCAAACGATCCAGCCACCCCACAAGCCCACACCCACATCCAACGCTGCCTGATCCACATCAAACGCAACGTCCAGCGATACGTCACAACACGCCCCCAATCCAACTGCGGCAAAGCCCTACGCGCCCTATCGCTAAAACTGCTGAAAGTCACCAACAACCAACAAGCAGCACAATGGGTCACTCTCTTTCACCAGGTCAGCAACCAATACCGCGACTGGCTGGATGAAAAAACCTACATCGACAGCTGCCCCAAAGTGCTTATCCCCAACAACAAAAGGAAAAACAAGCACTACTGGTACACCCACGACCGTGCACGCAGCGCCCACCGCATCCTGATGGAACAAACCCGGCGAAACCACCTGTTCGCCTTCATCGAACAATCCATCGCGGTCATCGGCACAGACACCGACAGCCCCGACACCATCTACGAGGCGATCTACCAATCCAGCACCAACAGCCTAGAAGGCGGCATCAACAGCCCCTTGAAAGCACTGCTGCACGCACACAGAGGACTACCCGCAGAACGCCAAAGAAAACTCTGCGAATGGTGGCTGCTAAGCAGAACGAAAAAGCCTGGCGACCTCATAGAAATCGCCAGGCAACACGACTTCGGGACTCACGAACTCGCCAAAGTTAAAACAGTCACCGAAGCACTAACCGACAGCAACCCCACTGGAGCTCCTGCCGAATACGACACCGGTATCGACACCGGCTAG
- a CDS encoding ImmA/IrrE family metallo-endopeptidase: MAVEVTIQPEVLEWALGRSELSENEVEKRFPRLSEWKSGARKPTLPQAKKIAEAARLPLGRLLLPVPTPDEIAIPDFRTVRNARIHSIGANLREVIQTAEQRLGWYAEYAAESGIEPPEVLGIASPSATPEEAAESARKALGWECAGHPKGTDKVMDLVNRMEDNGLLVMRNSIVGNSTARRLDVHEFRGFTLREGSYALVFVNTSDSKTAQLFSLAHELGHVAKAVPGLSGDQGKNNAVEQWCNKFAATLLIPEVAIRKESFDADALEEQLAATAVRFGVSKEALLWRLVELGLVRNKDAERIVGLVKGKDVAQDAKSTGAPPFPVLVRSRVGRRFLTTVTEATLSGDLPEPAAAEFLGVRNKETLHKVMALVDEAV; this comes from the coding sequence TTGGCAGTCGAAGTAACGATTCAGCCGGAAGTCCTGGAGTGGGCATTGGGGCGGTCTGAACTTTCTGAAAACGAGGTTGAGAAACGTTTCCCTAGGTTGTCGGAATGGAAGTCAGGGGCTAGGAAGCCCACGCTTCCGCAAGCTAAGAAAATTGCGGAAGCTGCTCGTCTGCCACTTGGCCGTCTTCTTCTGCCAGTGCCGACTCCTGATGAAATTGCGATCCCGGACTTTCGTACTGTTCGAAATGCAAGGATTCATTCAATCGGTGCCAATCTGCGTGAAGTTATTCAAACTGCCGAACAGCGTCTTGGTTGGTATGCCGAATACGCTGCCGAAAGTGGTATTGAGCCGCCCGAGGTTCTCGGGATCGCATCGCCTTCAGCGACACCTGAGGAGGCCGCTGAAAGCGCCAGGAAAGCCTTGGGGTGGGAGTGCGCCGGCCACCCAAAGGGCACGGATAAAGTCATGGACCTCGTTAATCGAATGGAAGATAACGGTCTGCTCGTCATGCGAAATTCCATAGTGGGAAATTCGACCGCGCGGCGACTGGATGTGCACGAATTCCGAGGGTTCACTCTTCGCGAAGGGTCTTATGCGCTGGTATTTGTGAATACTTCCGATAGTAAGACGGCCCAGCTTTTTAGTCTGGCTCATGAGCTAGGGCACGTTGCGAAGGCAGTTCCGGGCCTGTCAGGTGATCAGGGGAAAAACAACGCTGTCGAGCAGTGGTGCAACAAGTTTGCTGCGACTCTTTTGATCCCCGAGGTGGCTATTAGAAAAGAGTCTTTCGATGCTGATGCCCTGGAGGAGCAGCTTGCAGCAACTGCAGTTCGGTTTGGCGTAAGTAAGGAGGCATTGCTTTGGCGCCTGGTTGAGTTGGGGTTGGTTCGCAACAAGGATGCTGAACGTATTGTTGGCCTGGTTAAGGGCAAAGATGTTGCGCAAGACGCAAAATCAACTGGTGCGCCCCCGTTCCCCGTTTTGGTGCGTTCGCGAGTTGGACGCAGATTCCTGACCACCGTCACCGAGGCAACGCTGTCTGGAGATTTGCCGGAACCTGCAGCCGCTGAATTCTTGGGGGTGCGTAACAAGGAGACCTTGCACAAGGTAATGGCACTGGTAGATGAGGCTGTTTAG
- a CDS encoding DUF4411 family protein — MYLIDSNIVIGTWNTYPPAIFRTLWDEFADLIPGGDLYFHKEVEKEVTAWSSEQSAWFTRHVPGDRVLVPTQVEVEKYIEVAQWAQLERTPKFKQKAVDDFLNVADSWLVACAMAHGATIVSDEKSAPQSTSKVKLPDAAEHFGVEYLDFLGFLRVKNLSF, encoded by the coding sequence ATGTACCTCATTGATTCGAACATAGTGATTGGTACATGGAATACTTATCCGCCTGCAATTTTTCGAACATTATGGGATGAGTTCGCTGATCTCATTCCGGGTGGTGATTTGTACTTCCATAAAGAAGTGGAAAAAGAGGTCACCGCTTGGTCTTCTGAGCAGAGCGCATGGTTCACTCGGCATGTTCCGGGCGATCGGGTGCTAGTGCCTACCCAGGTGGAAGTTGAAAAATATATTGAAGTCGCGCAGTGGGCGCAGCTCGAGAGAACTCCGAAATTCAAGCAGAAAGCTGTGGATGATTTTCTCAATGTTGCAGACTCCTGGTTGGTCGCTTGCGCCATGGCGCATGGCGCAACCATTGTGTCTGATGAAAAATCTGCGCCTCAGAGCACTTCGAAAGTGAAGTTGCCGGACGCGGCCGAACATTTTGGTGTGGAGTATTTGGATTTCTTGGGATTTCTCAGGGTGAAGAATCTGTCCTTCTGA